A window of Lepus europaeus isolate LE1 chromosome 11, mLepTim1.pri, whole genome shotgun sequence contains these coding sequences:
- the SLC51B gene encoding organic solute transporter subunit beta yields MDPTEGAAEAPAVTAVPRELLEEMLWFFRVEDATPWNYSILALTVVVVGISVFLLIRSIQANRNLKMQPLEKETPEVLYLSEVRPKDDRSLDNLRETLLSKKPDFAQEQTELKDRDLPSVLISNPSESDS; encoded by the exons ATGGACCCTACTGAGGGGGCTGCTGAAGCCCCAGCTGTCACGGCAGTGCCCCGGGAGCTTCTGGAAGAAATGCTTTGGTTCTTTCGCGTAGAAGATG CAACTCCTTGGAATTATTCCATCCTTGCCctgacggtggtggtggtggggataaGCGTCTTCCTCCTGATAAGGAGCATCCAGGCAAACAG gaatCTAAAGATGCAACCGCTGGaaaaagaaactccagaagtcCTGTACCTGAGTGAGGTCAGACCCAAAGATGACAGGAGCCTGGACAACCTCAGAGAGACCCTGCTATCCAAAAAGCCGGACTTCGCCCAGGAGCAAACCGAGCTAaaagacagagacctcccatcgGTCCTCATTTCAAACCCATCAGAATCAGACAGCTAG